The following proteins are encoded in a genomic region of Cryptomeria japonica chromosome 11, Sugi_1.0, whole genome shotgun sequence:
- the LOC131038183 gene encoding E3 ubiquitin-protein ligase PUB22-like produces MDEEIEVPSYFVCPISMQIMRDPVTVCTGFTYERESIERWMYELQKNTCPATMQVLDNRDLTPNHTLRRLIQQWCIAISSAGVPRIATPDPPLDSNHLKKLLGEIEACPPPPFLVKVLKKLRSLAEKNEGNRRCIALSEAPAVLISLIESQFTESDETYDVAVACEEALGVLHALHLPDDTVETLATASCLASLGSILKRGTCNGRLHAAVLLQKVSTKSVKRIVMNGNDDLIEGLLELVTEEVCHKATVAALQVLTTMSINSRRSRMKAIEAGAVSILIETLPEQTSETKSTCEWMLCLLDVLCRCAEGRVAMVDHAMGIPVISKKIFRVSQSATEKAVRILWSLCQFCPSERILKEMLHVDAVTKLCMLLQVDCTPKTKCKAMEMLKLHGNCWRNSSCVPSRMYPLKL; encoded by the coding sequence ATGGATGAGGAGATCGAAGTCCCTTCCTATTTTGTGTGCCCAATATCGATGCAAATCATGCGGGATCCTGTAACCGTCTGCACGGGCTTTACCTACGAGAGGGAGAGCATCGAGAGATGGATGTATGAGTTGCAGAAGAACACCTGCCCAGCTACAATGCAAGTCCTCGATAATCGAGACCTCACCCCCAACCACACCCTGCGCCGGCTTATTCAGCAGTGGTGCATCGCCATCTCCTCCGCGGGTGTCCCACGCATCGCTACTCCTGACCCGCCCCTGGATAGCAATCACCTCAAGAAATTACTTGGAGAAATTGAGGCCTGCCCGCCGCCGCCATTTCTTGTGAAGGTTTTGAAAAAACTGAGGTCACTGGCAGAGAAAAATGAAGGTAACAGACGGTGCATCGCGTTGTCGGAAGCACCGGCCGTCTTGATCTCCCTCATTGAAAGCCAATTTACAGAATCTGACGAAACGTACGATGTTGCGGTGGCATGCGAAGAAGCCTTGGGGGTTCTCCATGCTCTTCACTTGCCCGACGACACGGTAGAGACGCTCGCCACGGCCAGTTGCCTGGCTTCTCTTGGTTCTATTCTCAAGAGGGGCACCTGCAACGGCCGGCTTCATGCCGCCGTGCTATTACAGAAAGTTTCAACGAAAAGTGTGAAACGGATTGTAATGAATGGCAATGATGATTTGATAGAGGGATTGCTGGAGCTGGTGACGGAGGAGGTATGCCACAAAGCTACAGTGGCTGCCCTGCAAGTGTTGACCACAATGAGCATCAACAGCCGGCGCAGCAGAATGAAAGCCATCGAGGCAGGGGCAGTCTCCATCTTGATTGAAACACTTCCCGAACAGACATCGGAAACGAAGAGCACCTGCGAGTGGATGTTATGTCTTCTTGACGTGTTATGCAGATGTGCCGAAGGTAGGGTTGCCATGGTCGACCACGCCATGGGCATCCCTGTGATCTCTAAGAAAATATTTCGAGTATCTCAGTCGGCTACCGAGAAAGCTGTTCGAATCCTTTGGTCGCTTTGTCAATTCTGTCCGTCTGAGCGTATTTTGAAGGAGATGTTGCATGTCGACGCCGTGACGAAGCTGTGCATGCTTCTCCAGGTCGACTGCACCCCCAAAACTAAGTGCAAAGCAATGGAGATGCTGAAACTCCATGGTAACTGCTGGAGGAACTCATCTTGCGTTCCCTCAAGGATGTATCCTTTGAAATTATGA